A genomic segment from Anabas testudineus chromosome 6, fAnaTes1.2, whole genome shotgun sequence encodes:
- the LOC113165737 gene encoding high choriolytic enzyme 1-like → MAAIKCILGLLVLFAVSAWTEAMVSLTAEVFTQLFMCPGLYQDGFQIQGDIAVPINRNADPCVQRGCKWPKSSDGKVYIPYVIANSYTSQQLSVITTAINSFSASTCIRFIPRTTQTDYVNIQSLDGCYSLVGRQGNVQTVSLKSQGCIYFGTVQHELIHALGFNHEQCRSDRDQHIKILLQNVISGMAYNFDKINTLNQGTPYDYNSVMHYGRLAFSKDNVSPTMVAIPDSNAVFGTATQMSQNDIDRINLLYC, encoded by the exons ATGGCAGCGATCAAGTGCATCCTGGGTCTCCTGGTCCTGTTTGCAGTCTCAGCCTGGACTGAGGCCATGGTGAGTCTCACAGCTGAGGTCTTCACTCAGCTCTTCATGTGTCCAG GTCTTTACCAAGATGGTTTCCAGATACAAGGTGACATCGCTGTGCCCATCAACAGGAACGCTGACCCCTGTGTCCAGAGAGGATGCAAGTGGCCTAAATCCTCTGATGGCAAAGTTTACATTCCTTATGTGATCGCTAACAGCTACA CTtctcagcagctcagtgtcattACAACAGCCATCaactccttctctgcctccacctgTATTCGCTTCATCCCCCGCACCACCCAGACAGACTACGTCAACATACAGTCTCTGGATGG ATGCTACTCCCTTGTGGGTCGTCAGGGAAATGTACAGACAGTGTCTCTGAAAAGTCAgggctgcatttattttggaaCGGTCCAACATGAGCTGATCCACGCCCTGGGCTTCAACCATGAGCAGTGCCGCTCCGACAGAGACCAGCACATCAAGATCCTGCTGCAGAACGTCATCTCTG GTATGGCATACAACTTTGACAAGATCAACACTCTGAACCAAGGAACTCCTTATGACTACAACTCTGTCATGCACTACGGCAG ACTGGCTTTCTCCAAGGACAACGTCAGCCCCACCATGGTGGCTATTCCTGACAGCAACGCTGTCTTTGGCACGGCCACACAGATGAGCCAGAACGACATCGA
- the LOC113165736 gene encoding high choriolytic enzyme 1-like codes for MAAIKCILGLLVLFAVSAWTEAMVSLTAEVLTQLFMCPGLYQDGFQIQGDIAVPINRNADPCVQTGCKWPKSSDGKVYIPYVISNSYTSQQLSVITTAINSFSASTCIRFFPRTTQTDYVNIKSLDGCYSYVGRQGNVQTVSLKSEGCIYFGTVQHELIHALGFNHEQCRSDRDQHIKILLQNVIPGEEYNFDKINTLNLGTPYDYNSVMHYGRLAFSKDNVSPTMVAIPNSNTVFGTATQMSQNDIDRINLLYCSK; via the exons ATGGCAGCGATCAAGTGCATCCTGGGTCTCCTGGTCCTGTTTGCAGTCTCAGCCTGGACTGAGGCCATGGTGAGTCTCACAGCTGAGGTCCTCACTCAGCTCTTCATGTGTCCAG GTCTTTACCAAGATGGTTTCCAGATACAAGGTGACATCGCTGTGCCCATCAACAGGAACGCTGACCCCTGTGTCCAGACTGGATGCAAGTGGCCTAAATCCTCTGATGGCAAAGTTTACATTCCCTATGTGATCTCTAACAGCTACA CTtctcagcagctcagtgtcattACAACAGCCATCaactccttctctgcctccacctgTATTCGATTCTTCCCCCGCACCACCCAGACAGACTACGTCAACATAAAGTCTCTGGATGG ATGCTACTCATATGTGGGTCGTCAGGGAAATGTACAGACGGTGTCTCTGAAAAGTGAgggctgcatttattttggaaCGGTCCAACATGAGCTGATCCACGCCCTGGGCTTCAACCATGAGCAGTGCCGCTCCGACAGGGACCAGCACATCAAGATCCTGCTGCAGAACGTCATCCCTG GTGAAGAATACAACTTTGACAAGATCAACACTCTGAATCTGGGAACTCCTTATGACTACAACTCTGTCATGCACTACGGCAG ACTGGCTTTCTCCAAGGACAACGTCAGCCCCACCATGGTGGCTATTCCCAACAGCAACACTGTCTTTGGCACGGCCACACAGATGAGCCAGAACGACATCGACCGCATCAACCTGCTGTACTGCTCAAAGTAG
- the LOC113165735 gene encoding high choriolytic enzyme 1-like has protein sequence MAAIKCILGLLVLFAVSAWTEAMVVRRESGDDDIEDEGILTVAEQLEKANRNISETHSDITLIQGDIAVPINRNADPCVQTGCKWPKSCDGKVYIPYVIANSYTSQQLRVITTAINSFSASTCIRFIPRTTQTDYINIKSLDGCYSYVGRQGNVQTVSLKSEGCIYFGTVQHELIHALGFNHEQCRSDRDQHIKILLQNVIPGMAYNFNKINTLNLGTPYDYNSVMHYGRLAFSKDNVSPTMVAIPDSNAVFGTATQMSQNDIDRINLLYC, from the exons ATGGCAGCGATCAAGTGCATCCTGGGTCTCCTGGTCCTGTTTGCAGTCTCAGCCTGGACTGAGGCCATG gttgtgaggagagaaagtggagaCGACGACATAGAAGATGAAGGAATCCTGACGgtggcagagcagctggagaaagccaacagaaatatcagtgagacacattcagacatcacatt GATACAAGGTGACATCGCTGTGCCCATCAACAGGAACGCTGACCCCTGTGTCCAGACTGGATGCAAGTGGCCTAAATCCTGTGATGGCAAAGTTTACATTCCCTATGTGATCGCTAACAGCTACA CTTCTCAGCAGCTCAGAGTCATTACAACAGCCATCaactccttctctgcctccacctgTATTCGCTTCATCCCCCGCACCACCCAGACAGACTACATCAACATAAAGTCTCTGGATGG ATGCTACTCATATGTGGGTCGTCAGGGAAATGTACAGACGGTGTCTCTGAAAAGTGAgggctgcatttattttggaaCGGTCCAACATGAGCTGATCCACGCCCTGGGCTTCAACCATGAGCAGTGCCGCTCCGACAGGGACCAGCACATCAAGATCCTGCTGCAGAATGTCATCCCTG GTATGGCATACAACTTTAACAAGATCAACACTCTGAATCTGGGAACTCCTTATGACTACAACTCTGTCATGCACTACGGCAG ACTGGCTTTCTCCAAGGACAACGTCAGCCCCACCATGGTGGCTATTCCTGACAGCAATGCTGTATTTGGCACGGCCACACAAATGAGCCAGAACGACATCGACCGCATCAACCTGCTGTACTGCTAA
- the LOC113165734 gene encoding high choriolytic enzyme 1-like — protein MAAIKCILGLLVLFAVSAWTEATVVRRESGDDNIEDEGILTVAEQLEKANRNISETHSDITLIQGDIAVPINRNADPCVQTGCKWPKSSDGKVYIPYVISNSYTSQQLSVITTAINSFSASTCIRFFPRTTQTDYVNIQSLDGCYSYVGRQGNVQTVSLKSEGCIYFGTVQHELIHALGFNHEQCRSDRDQHIKILLQNVIPGEEYNFNKINTLNLGTPYDYNSVMHYGRLAFSKDNVSPTMVAIPNSNTVFGTATQMSQNDIDRINLLYCSK, from the exons ATGGCAGCGATCAAGTGCATCCTGGGTCTCCTGGTCCTGTTTGCAGTCTCAGCCTGGACTGAGGCCACG gttgtgaggagagaaagtggagaCGACAACATAGAAGATGAAGGAATCCTGACGgtggcagagcagctggagaaagccaacagaaatatcagtgagacacattcagacatcacatt GATACAAGGTGACATCGCTGTGCCCATCAACAGGAACGCTGACCCCTGTGTCCAGACTGGATGCAAGTGGCCTAAATCCTCTGATGGCAAAGTTTACATTCCCTATGTGATCTCTAACAGCTACA CTtctcagcagctcagtgtcattACAACAGCCATCaactccttctctgcctccacctgTATTCGATTCTTCCCCCGCACCACCCAGACAGACTACGTCAACATACAGTCTCTGGATGG ATGCTACTCATATGTGGGTCGTCAGGGAAATGTACAGACGGTGTCTCTGAAAAGTGAgggctgcatttattttggaaCAGTCCAACATGAGCTGATCCACGCCCTGGGCTTCAACCATGAGCAGTGCCGCTCCGACAGGGACCAGCACATCAAGATCCTGCTGCAGAATGTCATCCCTG GTGAAGAATACAACTTTAACAAGATCAACACTCTGAATCTGGGAACTCCTTATGACTACAACTCTGTCATGCACTACGGCAG ACTGGCTTTCTCCAAGGACAACGTCAGCCCCACCATGGTGGCTATTCCCAACAGCAACACTGTCTTTGGCACGGCCACACAGATGAGCCAGAACGACATCGACCGCATCAACCTGCTGTACTGCTCAAAGTAG